A single Rattus norvegicus strain BN/NHsdMcwi chromosome 5, GRCr8, whole genome shotgun sequence DNA region contains:
- the Eloa gene encoding elongin-A produces the protein MAAESALQVVEKLQARLAANPDPKKLLKYLKKLSVLPITVDILVETGVGKTVNSFRKHEQVGNFARDLVAQWKKLVPVERNNEAEDQDFEKSNSRKRPRDVPQQEEEAEGNYQESWQASGSQPYSPEHRQKKHRKLPELERPHKVAHGHERRDERKRCHKVSPPYSSDPESSDYGHVQSPPPSSPHQMYTDLSRSPEMDQEPIVSHPKPGKVHSNTFQDRLGVSHLGEHQGKGAVSQNKPHKSSHKEKRPVDARGDEKSSVMGREKSHKASSKEESRRLLSEDSAKEKLPSSVVKKEKDREGNSLKKKLSPALDVASDNHFKKPKHKDSEKIKSDKNKQSVDSVDSGRGTGDPLPRAKDKVPNNLKAQEGKVRTNSDRKSPGSLPKVEEMDMDDEFEQPTMSFESYLSYDQPRKKKKKVVKTSGTALGEKGLKKKDSKSTSKNLNSAQKLPKVNENKSDKLQPAGAEPTRPRKVPTDVLPALPDIPLPAIQTNYRPLPSLELISSFQPKRKAFSSPQEEEEAGFTGRRMNSKMQVYSGSKCAYLPKMMTLHQQCIRVLKNNIDSIFEVGGVPYSVLEPVLERCTPDQLYRIEECNHVLIEETDQLWKVHCHRDFKEERPEEYESWREMYLRLQDAREQRLRLLTNNIRSAHANKPKGRQAKMAFVNSVAKPPRDVRRRQEKFGTGGAAVPEKVRIKPAPYTTGSSHVPASNSSSSFHSSPEELAYEGPSTSSAHLAPVASSSVSYDPRKPAVKKIAPMMAKTIKAFKNRFSRR, from the exons GAGACTGGGGTGGGGAAAACAGTGAACAGCTTTCGGAAACATGAGCAAGTGGGAAACTTTGCCAGAGACCTGGTTGCCCAGTGGAAGAAGCTGGTTCCAGTAGAACG AAACAATGAGGCTGAGGATCAGGATTTTGAGAAGAGCAATTCCCGCAAGCGTCCCCGAGATGTTCCCCAGCAGGAGGAGGAAGCGGAGGGGAACTACCAGGAAAGCTGGCAAGCCTCAGGCAGCCAGCCCTACAGCCCTGAGCACAGACAGAAAAAGCACAGAAAACTTCCTGAGCTTGAAAGGCCTCACAAAGTGGCTCATGGTCACGAGAGGAGAGATGAAAGGAAGAGGTGTCACAAAGTGTCACCACCATATTCTTCAGACCCCGAGTCGTCTGACTATGGTCATGTTCAATCTCCTCCACCTTCAAGTCCCCATCAAATGTATACAGACCTCTCTAGGTCCCCAGAGATGGACCAGGAACCCATCGTCTCACACCCGAAGCCTGGGAAAGTCCACAGTAATACCTTTCAGGACAGACTAGGGGTTAGTCACCTGGGTGAGCACCAAGGGAAAGGGGCTGTTAGCCAAAACAAGCCACACAAATCTTCCCACAAGGAGAAACGCCCTGTGGATGCCAGGGGGGATGAGAAGAGCTCTGTCATGGGCAGAGAGAAGTCACACAAAGCCTCTTCCAAAGAGGAGAGCCGAAGGCTACTCTCAGAGGACAGTGCCAAGGAGAAGCTGCCCTCCAGTGTTGTCAagaaagagaaggacagagaaggcAACAGCCTCAAGAAGAAGTTGTCACCTGCCTTAGATGTTGCTTCAGACAACCACTTTAAAAAGCCCAAACACAAGGACTCCGAGAAAATCAAGTCTGACAAAAACAAGCAGAGTGTAGATAGCGTGGACTCAGGACGAGGGACAGGAGACCCATTACCCAGAGCCAAGGATAAAGTTCCCAACAACCTGAAGGCTCAGGAGGGGAAAGTAAGAACTAACTCGGATCGAAAGTCACCAGGCTCACTCCCTAAAGTAGAAGAGATGGACATGGATGATGAGTTTGAGCAGCCCACCATGTCCTTTGAGTCATACCTCAGCTATGACCAGCCCcgcaagaaaaagaagaaggttGTGAAAACTTCCGGTACAGCACTTGGAGAAAAAGGACTTAAAAAGAAGGACTCTAAAAGCACTAGTAAAAACTTGAACTCGGCTCAGAAATTACCCAAGGTGAATGAAAACAAGTCAGACAAGTTGCAGCCAGCTGGAGCCGAACCCACGAGGCCTAGAAAG GTCCCTACTGATGTGCTGCCAGCATTGCCAGACATCCCCTTGCCCGCCATACAAACCAACTAtcgtccccttccctccctcgaGTTGATCTCCTCCTTTCAGCCAAAGCGAAAAG cTTTCTCTTCACcccaggaagaagaagaagctgggtTCACAGGACGCAGAATGAATTCTAAGATGCAGGTGTATTCAGGTTCCAAGTGTGCCTATCTCCCCAAAATGATGACCTTGCACCAGCAGTGTATCCGGGTGCTTAAGAATAATATTGACT CCATCTTTGAAGTGGGAGGAGTCCCCTATTCTGTTCTTGAACCTGTCTTGGAGAGGTGCACACCCGATCAGCTCTACCGAATAGAGGAATGCAATCAT GTATTAATTGAGGAAACAGATCAGTTGTGGAAAGTTCACTGTCACCGGGACTTTAAGGAAGAAAGACCAGAAGAGTATGAGTCTTGGAGGGAGATGTACCTGAGGCTTCAGGACGCCCGAGAGCAGCGGCTGCGCCTGCTCACAAACAACATCCGGTCTGCACATGCCAATAAGCCAAAAG GACGACAAGCAAAGATGGCCTTTGTGAACTCTGTGGCCAAGCCACCGAGAGATGTTCGACGGAGGCAGGAGAAGTTTGGAACCGGGGGAGCAGCTGTCCCTGAGAAAGTCAG GATTAAGCCAGCACCATATACaacaggaagcagccatgttcctgccagcaacagcagcagcagcttccaCTCAAGTCCTGAGGAGCTGGCCTACGAAGGGCCCAGTACCAGCAGTGCCCACTTAGCTCCTGTGGCCAGCAGCTCTGTTTCCTATGATCCCAGGAAACCAGCTGTGAAGA aaattgcCCCGATGATGGCCAAGACCATTAAAGCATTCAAGAACAGATTTTCCCGACGATAA